A genomic stretch from Eubacterium sulci ATCC 35585 includes:
- a CDS encoding F420-0--gamma-glutamyl ligase, translating into MEKVVGTVVRGLRAPIFKAGDDLVQMIPDLLDRFFEQENIEIGKKDVVAITESVVARTQGNYVTIDQVAKDLNPDFAGKELGVILPILSRNRFAIVLRAIASADVEKVILQLSLPSDEVGNHLITLDQLDNAGINPWRETISEAKYRELFGYQKHEFTGIDYVAYYKELVEDCGKKCEIIFSNDPLAILAHTKYVINCDIHTRKRTKNLLLKNGAECVRSLDDIMNAPIDGSGYNEKYGLLGSNKSTEDQIKLFPRECSPLVEAIQAEVKKRTGKTIEVMVYGDGAFKDPVGKIWELADPVVSPGYTSGLEGTPNELKLKYLADNDFKDLRGDELKEAIKEAIKSKSDNLVGQMATQGTTPRQLTDLLGSLCDLTSGSGDKGTPVVYIQGYFDNYTN; encoded by the coding sequence ATGGAAAAAGTAGTGGGAACGGTTGTAAGAGGATTGCGTGCGCCAATTTTTAAAGCAGGCGACGATCTTGTCCAGATGATCCCCGATTTATTAGATAGATTTTTTGAACAAGAGAACATAGAGATTGGCAAAAAGGACGTCGTTGCTATCACTGAGAGCGTTGTCGCTCGTACACAGGGTAACTACGTTACAATAGACCAGGTCGCTAAGGATCTTAACCCTGACTTTGCTGGTAAGGAACTTGGAGTAATCCTTCCTATCCTAAGCAGAAACCGCTTTGCTATAGTTCTAAGAGCCATTGCAAGCGCAGATGTAGAGAAGGTAATTCTTCAGCTTTCACTTCCATCAGACGAGGTTGGAAACCACTTAATTACACTAGACCAGCTCGACAACGCAGGTATCAACCCTTGGAGAGAGACTATCTCAGAGGCTAAGTATCGCGAGCTATTCGGATACCAGAAGCACGAGTTCACAGGTATCGACTATGTTGCATATTACAAGGAGCTCGTAGAGGACTGCGGCAAAAAGTGCGAAATCATATTCTCAAACGATCCACTAGCAATCCTAGCTCACACCAAATACGTTATCAACTGCGACATCCACACAAGAAAGCGCACCAAGAACCTTCTTCTAAAGAATGGTGCTGAATGTGTACGCAGTCTCGACGATATCATGAATGCGCCAATAGACGGCTCAGGCTATAACGAAAAGTACGGCCTTCTCGGTTCAAACAAGTCAACTGAAGACCAGATCAAGCTCTTCCCTCGCGAATGTTCTCCTCTAGTTGAGGCAATCCAGGCTGAAGTCAAGAAGCGCACAGGCAAAACCATCGAGGTTATGGTTTACGGAGACGGAGCTTTCAAGGATCCTGTCGGAAAGATTTGGGAACTTGCTGACCCAGTCGTATCACCTGGCTACACAAGCGGACTTGAGGGAACACCAAACGAGCTAAAGCTCAAATACCTCGCAGACAATGATTTCAAGGATTTGCGTGGCGACGAGCTCAAGGAAGCTATCAAAGAAGCTATTAAGTCCAAGTCAGACAACCTAGTAGGCCAGATGGCAACTCAGGGTACAACCCCAAGACAGCTAACAGACCTTCTCGGAAGCCTCTGCGATCTGACATCAGGCTCAGGCGACAAGGGAACTCCAGTAGTCTACATCCAGGGCTACTTCGACAACTATACAAACTAA
- a CDS encoding isochorismatase — protein sequence MDKNNALNEFVESYYGQLSDLVYKNPVMLSPEETALIIIDAQKCITKEYFIAGFESMGIEVEPLMPILEQLESNTKVALENINKILKNCRKVGIRPIHIRIQSLLSDAKDTGVLHSSAGMYYPPGCTASEFCDEAMPLENEIVLNKTCSGIVVGTPIDRILRNLGIKNVVVTGFYTDQCVSTSVRDLADLGYKVDMIEDAMAAMSQERHDKALQSIKYIYANCEKTQELIERLEQLN from the coding sequence ATGGATAAAAATAATGCTTTAAATGAATTTGTGGAATCATATTATGGACAATTATCAGATCTAGTGTATAAGAATCCAGTTATGTTATCACCGGAGGAAACTGCTCTTATAATAATAGATGCACAGAAATGTATAACTAAGGAATACTTTATTGCTGGATTTGAATCAATGGGAATAGAGGTTGAACCTTTAATGCCTATTTTAGAACAATTAGAGTCAAATACAAAAGTTGCACTGGAAAATATCAATAAAATTCTTAAAAACTGTCGTAAGGTCGGAATAAGACCTATACACATTAGAATTCAATCGTTACTTAGCGATGCAAAAGATACCGGCGTATTACATAGTTCTGCCGGAATGTATTATCCTCCGGGATGTACCGCGTCGGAATTTTGTGATGAAGCAATGCCGTTAGAGAATGAGATTGTACTTAATAAGACATGTTCAGGAATAGTCGTAGGGACACCAATAGACAGGATTCTTAGAAATTTAGGAATAAAAAATGTAGTAGTTACAGGATTCTATACAGATCAATGCGTAAGCACATCGGTAAGAGATTTGGCAGACCTTGGATATAAGGTGGATATGATTGAAGATGCTATGGCAGCTATGAGTCAAGAAAGACACGACAAAGCGTTGCAAAGTATTAAATACATATATGCGAATTGTGAGAAAACCCAGGAGTTAATTGAGAGGTTAGAGCAGTTAAACTAA
- a CDS encoding fructose 1,6-bisphosphatase (class 3; catalyzes the formation of fructose 6-phosphate from fructose-1,6-bisphosphate), producing MSDSNYLELLADRYPNIRAATAEYINLKAILALPKGTEYFLSDLHGEHEAFIHMLRSASGTIKTKIDEHYAGILSEDDREDLAALIYNPQAEIERRKKTEIDFSQWCVTVIYRLVTICKSVSTKYTRSRVRNRLPKYLDYAMDELLHADDEENRVHYYSEIINTVVNFGFGEIFITEMADAISRLAVDKLHIIGDIYDRGAHPDTIMDYLMDYHDVDFQWGNHDIVWMGAAAGNLACIANIIRMNISYNNFDMLEVGYGINLRRLTTFAADTYGNDECKKFWPHVLDKNKFDPVDDQLAARMHKAIAIMQFKLEGQLIKEHPEFDLDKRLLLDKIDFENGTVNVEGTVYPLNDTFFPTIDPNNPYELTEDERAVMNSLSASIINSERLQTHIRYMFSHGALYKRINGNLLFHGCIPMDENGDFLPVDIYGAKCAGRALMDHLDKQIRASYFSPEKIKKYGKPGDLMWYLWLAKDSPLFGKEKMTTFERLFIDDKASHKEPVRPYYKLINSKEPCEKILREFGLDPSHSKILNGHVPVKIKNGESPIKGGGLLYVIDGGISKAYQKQTGIAGYTFIFNSRFMALAEHKPYEPLKEDGTQKFFSPSMKTVDTLKTRMLVIDTDEGAELLRQAEAVKRLVEAYKTGEIKERPEGKYSAYKGK from the coding sequence ATGTCAGATTCAAATTATCTAGAGCTTCTTGCAGACAGATACCCTAATATAAGAGCGGCTACTGCCGAGTATATAAACCTTAAGGCAATACTTGCTTTACCTAAGGGAACTGAATACTTTTTGAGCGATCTTCACGGAGAGCATGAGGCTTTCATTCACATGCTAAGAAGTGCTTCAGGTACGATAAAGACAAAGATTGACGAGCATTATGCGGGGATTTTGAGCGAGGACGATAGGGAGGACCTAGCGGCTTTGATATATAATCCTCAGGCTGAGATAGAAAGACGTAAGAAGACGGAGATTGATTTTTCGCAGTGGTGCGTGACTGTTATCTATAGACTGGTTACAATCTGTAAGTCGGTTTCAACAAAGTACACTAGATCAAGGGTTAGAAATAGACTTCCTAAGTATCTCGATTATGCTATGGATGAGCTTCTTCACGCTGACGATGAGGAAAACCGTGTTCACTACTACAGCGAGATTATTAATACGGTTGTAAACTTTGGTTTTGGTGAAATCTTTATTACAGAGATGGCTGATGCCATAAGCAGACTTGCAGTTGACAAGCTTCACATCATAGGTGATATATATGACAGAGGTGCGCATCCTGATACAATTATGGACTATTTGATGGACTACCACGATGTTGATTTCCAGTGGGGTAACCACGATATCGTCTGGATGGGTGCTGCGGCAGGAAACCTTGCCTGCATAGCTAACATCATTAGAATGAACATCAGCTATAATAACTTTGATATGCTTGAGGTTGGATACGGAATTAACCTTAGAAGACTTACAACATTTGCTGCTGATACATATGGAAACGACGAATGCAAGAAGTTCTGGCCACATGTTTTGGACAAGAACAAATTTGATCCTGTAGACGACCAGCTTGCTGCACGCATGCACAAGGCGATTGCAATAATGCAGTTTAAGCTAGAAGGACAGCTTATCAAAGAGCATCCTGAATTTGATCTAGACAAGAGACTTTTGCTAGACAAGATTGATTTTGAGAATGGTACGGTCAATGTCGAAGGCACAGTTTATCCGCTAAACGATACTTTCTTCCCAACTATTGATCCAAACAATCCATACGAGCTTACCGAGGATGAGCGTGCAGTTATGAATTCGCTCTCAGCGTCGATAATTAACTCTGAGAGGCTGCAAACTCATATAAGGTACATGTTTAGCCATGGAGCACTTTACAAGCGTATAAACGGCAATTTGCTCTTCCACGGATGCATTCCTATGGATGAGAACGGTGACTTCCTTCCTGTGGATATCTACGGAGCAAAGTGTGCAGGTAGAGCTTTGATGGATCATCTCGATAAACAGATTAGAGCCTCGTATTTCTCGCCTGAGAAAATTAAGAAGTACGGAAAGCCTGGAGACCTAATGTGGTACCTATGGCTTGCTAAGGATTCTCCTCTGTTTGGCAAAGAGAAGATGACGACTTTTGAGAGATTGTTCATCGACGACAAAGCTAGCCACAAGGAACCTGTAAGACCTTACTACAAGCTAATAAACAGCAAGGAGCCATGCGAAAAGATTTTACGTGAGTTTGGACTTGACCCAAGTCACTCCAAGATTTTGAACGGACACGTTCCAGTAAAAATCAAAAATGGAGAAAGCCCAATCAAAGGAGGCGGCCTCCTCTACGTAATAGATGGCGGTATATCAAAGGCATATCAAAAGCAGACAGGGATAGCAGGATATACATTTATCTTTAACTCGAGATTTATGGCTCTGGCTGAACACAAGCCTTATGAGCCTTTGAAAGAGGATGGCACTCAGAAATTCTTTAGCCCTAGCATGAAGACTGTGGATACTCTCAAGACGAGAATGCTAGTTATCGATACTGATGAGGGAGCCGAACTTCTAAGACAGGCAGAGGCGGTAAAGCGTCTTGTTGAGGCATACAAAACAGGTGAGATTAAAGAGCGTCCCGAGGGTAAGTATTCGGCGTATAAGGGGAAATAA
- a CDS encoding aminopeptidase, translated as MYENSTKALMGFLEKSPTPFHVVANMRAILEEQGFEELSEGSSWNLKNNGKYFVVRNESSVLAFRLPKNNFKGFQIASAHTDSPCFKIKGDRPELEEGELYVKLNVEGYGGMLMAPWFDRPLSVAGRVVVSEECDEAGGQVRLSTKLVNIDRDLLMIPNLAIHMNRKANDGIAFNVQNDMLPLFSQMGSKGEFMELVADSAGVCKDNIVGSDLFLYSRTKPTFWGAKNEFFSAPHIDDLQCVYSALQAILTAESKDSIPMLAAFDNEEVGSETKQGAGSTFLSDTISRIGEAFGKSVSEIAKLVASSMMVSADNAHAVHPNASSKADPINRPEMNKGIVIKHSANQKYTTDAVSAAMFKQICKRAEVPYQEFANRSDMAGGSTLGNISSAQVSLNTVDIGLAQLAMHSPYETAGSEDTDYLIKALKCFYETSVVFEGAGSYSLSF; from the coding sequence ATGTACGAAAATTCAACGAAGGCGCTTATGGGCTTCCTAGAAAAGTCTCCTACGCCCTTTCATGTCGTAGCAAATATGCGTGCGATACTGGAGGAGCAGGGCTTTGAGGAACTCAGCGAGGGCAGTTCGTGGAATCTAAAAAATAACGGCAAATACTTTGTAGTCAGAAACGAGTCATCGGTTCTGGCTTTTAGGCTGCCCAAAAATAATTTTAAGGGATTCCAGATTGCTTCAGCGCACACTGATTCACCATGTTTCAAGATTAAGGGTGATAGACCTGAGCTTGAAGAGGGTGAGCTATATGTCAAGCTTAATGTGGAAGGCTATGGCGGTATGCTAATGGCTCCGTGGTTTGACAGACCGCTTTCGGTTGCTGGAAGAGTTGTTGTTAGTGAGGAATGTGACGAGGCAGGAGGCCAGGTTAGACTAAGCACTAAGCTTGTCAACATCGACCGTGATCTCCTTATGATTCCAAATCTTGCAATCCACATGAACCGTAAAGCAAACGACGGAATCGCGTTCAACGTGCAAAATGATATGTTACCGCTTTTTTCTCAGATGGGATCAAAGGGTGAGTTCATGGAGCTAGTAGCGGATTCTGCCGGTGTATGTAAGGATAATATTGTCGGAAGTGATCTGTTTCTGTATAGCAGGACGAAGCCGACTTTCTGGGGAGCGAAGAACGAATTCTTCTCAGCTCCGCACATCGATGATCTGCAGTGCGTTTACTCTGCTCTGCAGGCAATCTTAACCGCGGAGAGCAAGGATTCTATCCCGATGCTGGCGGCCTTTGATAATGAGGAGGTCGGAAGTGAAACCAAGCAGGGAGCAGGGTCAACCTTCCTAAGCGATACTATAAGCAGGATAGGTGAAGCTTTCGGAAAGAGTGTTTCGGAGATTGCAAAGCTTGTGGCTTCTAGCATGATGGTCTCAGCGGACAACGCGCATGCGGTACATCCAAATGCCTCATCAAAGGCTGACCCTATAAACAGACCGGAGATGAATAAGGGCATAGTGATAAAGCACAGTGCTAACCAGAAATATACGACGGACGCAGTTTCAGCTGCTATGTTCAAACAGATTTGTAAAAGGGCAGAGGTTCCCTACCAAGAGTTTGCAAATCGCTCAGATATGGCGGGCGGTTCGACACTCGGAAATATATCTAGCGCTCAGGTATCATTAAATACAGTCGACATAGGACTGGCACAGCTTGCGATGCATTCGCCATACGAAACGGCAGGCAGTGAGGATACAGATTATTTGATCAAAGCGCTAAAATGCTTCTACGAGACCAGTGTGGTCTTTGAAGGAGCAGGAAGTTATTCACTAAGTTTTTAA
- a CDS encoding methenyltetrahydrofolate cyclohydrolase: protein MTDILKGAPLVDKLCSELIAKVKELSKQNIKPCLAIVRVGAKPNDISYENTILKRCEKIGVVAKQVVLAEDIPAEDFYAELENLNADCNVHGILMFRPLPSHIDGEKARNLIAASKDVDGSTDASLAGIFTDSDVGFPPCTASAAMEILDFYGVELSGRNAVVLGRSLVIGKPVAMMLLRKNASVTICHSRTKNIEELSRSADILIACTGQPESVGPEYVNPNQCIIDVGVSYSEAKQKLCGDVDFDAVSDKVASITPVPGGVGGVTSTILVKHVVEAAAKQACTR from the coding sequence ATGACAGATATATTAAAGGGAGCACCCCTCGTTGATAAGCTCTGTTCTGAGCTAATCGCTAAGGTTAAGGAGCTATCAAAGCAAAACATCAAGCCTTGCCTTGCCATAGTTAGAGTTGGTGCAAAGCCTAATGACATAAGCTATGAAAACACAATTCTTAAGCGCTGTGAAAAGATTGGCGTAGTAGCAAAACAGGTAGTGCTTGCAGAGGACATCCCTGCAGAGGATTTTTACGCTGAACTAGAGAATTTAAACGCTGACTGCAATGTCCATGGCATACTGATGTTTAGACCTCTTCCATCACATATAGATGGTGAGAAGGCTCGCAATTTGATTGCGGCATCAAAGGATGTAGACGGATCAACCGATGCTTCTCTTGCAGGCATCTTCACTGATAGCGATGTAGGATTTCCGCCTTGCACCGCTTCTGCAGCAATGGAAATACTAGATTTCTATGGAGTTGAGCTAAGTGGCAGGAATGCAGTTGTACTAGGCCGCTCTCTAGTTATCGGAAAGCCTGTTGCAATGATGCTTCTCAGAAAGAATGCCAGCGTAACAATCTGCCACAGCAGAACCAAGAATATAGAGGAGCTTTCACGCTCAGCGGATATCCTTATCGCATGCACAGGCCAGCCAGAGAGTGTAGGACCTGAGTATGTTAATCCAAATCAGTGTATAATAGACGTAGGCGTCAGCTATAGTGAAGCTAAGCAAAAGCTTTGCGGAGATGTAGATTTTGATGCAGTCTCAGATAAGGTCGCTTCCATAACCCCAGTACCTGGTGGTGTTGGTGGCGTCACATCAACCATACTAGTTAAGCATGTTGTTGAAGCCGCAGCTAAACAAGCGTGCACTAGATAG
- a CDS encoding phosphoenolpyruvate carboxykinase (PEP carboxykinase; PEP carboxylase; PEPCK; catalyzes the phosphorylation and decarboxylation of oxaloacetate to form phosphoenolpyruvate using ATP), protein METYGLETSGIINTKAIYRNLSPAKLTEHALRRGEGKLSNTGALVVKTGKYTGRSANDKFIVDTPAVHDEIAWGKVNRPIEESKFNALKAKIVAYLQNKEVFIFDGFAGGDERYRQSFRIINELASQNLFIHQLLMRPTAEQLESFKQDYTIYVAPGFKCVPEVDGTNSEAAIIVNYESHEVLICGTYYSGEIKKSVFSIMNYDLPKMDVFPMHCSANVGKDNDSAVFFGLSGTGKTTLSADPNRKLIGDDEHGWSDDSIFNFEGGCYAKCINLSVETEPEIYNAIKAGALVENVVMDEETREFDFFDDSLAVNTRVGYPIEHIPNAELSGISKSVPKTVIFLTADAYGVLPPISKLDRNQAMYYFVSGFTSKVAGTEIGIIEPVPTFSTCFGEPFLPLDPSVYARMLAEKVEKSGANVYLINTGWNGTGKRMKLSYTRAMVTAALTGEIEKSEFVKDETFGVSVPTSIEGVPSELLIPANTWEDKNAYEERCQKLASSFVENFKKYKKMDAEVVAAGPKLK, encoded by the coding sequence ATGGAAACCTACGGACTGGAAACATCCGGCATTATTAATACAAAGGCAATTTATCGCAATCTATCACCTGCCAAGCTCACTGAGCATGCTTTGAGAAGAGGCGAGGGTAAGCTCTCAAATACGGGAGCACTAGTTGTAAAAACTGGTAAATATACAGGAAGAAGTGCAAATGACAAATTCATCGTTGACACGCCAGCAGTTCACGATGAAATCGCTTGGGGAAAGGTTAATCGCCCAATCGAGGAATCAAAATTCAATGCGCTAAAAGCTAAGATAGTAGCATACTTGCAGAACAAAGAAGTGTTCATCTTTGATGGATTTGCAGGTGGAGACGAAAGATATAGACAGTCATTTAGAATCATAAATGAGCTTGCTTCACAGAACCTATTCATTCATCAACTTTTGATGAGACCTACTGCTGAGCAACTTGAGAGCTTTAAGCAGGACTATACAATCTATGTAGCACCTGGATTCAAGTGCGTCCCTGAGGTTGACGGAACAAACTCAGAAGCTGCTATCATAGTAAACTATGAATCGCATGAGGTTTTAATCTGCGGAACATACTACTCAGGAGAAATCAAGAAATCTGTCTTCTCAATCATGAACTACGATCTTCCTAAGATGGATGTTTTCCCAATGCACTGCTCGGCAAATGTCGGAAAAGATAATGACAGCGCAGTGTTCTTTGGTCTTTCAGGAACAGGAAAGACGACGCTTTCAGCAGATCCTAATCGCAAGCTTATCGGTGATGATGAGCACGGCTGGTCCGATGATTCAATATTCAACTTTGAGGGTGGATGTTACGCGAAGTGCATCAATCTTTCTGTAGAGACCGAACCGGAAATCTATAACGCTATTAAGGCTGGCGCTTTGGTGGAGAATGTTGTTATGGACGAGGAGACAAGAGAGTTTGACTTCTTTGATGATTCCCTAGCAGTAAACACAAGAGTTGGATATCCTATTGAGCATATACCAAATGCAGAGCTTTCGGGAATATCTAAGAGCGTGCCTAAGACTGTAATCTTCCTTACAGCAGATGCTTACGGAGTACTTCCTCCAATTTCTAAGCTAGATAGAAATCAGGCTATGTACTATTTCGTTTCGGGCTTTACATCAAAGGTGGCTGGTACGGAAATCGGCATAATCGAGCCCGTTCCAACATTCTCAACATGTTTTGGAGAGCCGTTCCTACCGCTAGATCCTTCTGTTTATGCTAGAATGCTAGCCGAAAAGGTAGAAAAGTCAGGTGCTAATGTTTACCTAATAAACACAGGATGGAATGGTACTGGCAAGAGAATGAAGCTATCATATACAAGAGCAATGGTAACAGCTGCTCTTACAGGAGAGATAGAGAAGTCTGAGTTTGTTAAAGACGAGACCTTTGGTGTATCAGTTCCTACGAGCATAGAAGGAGTTCCTTCAGAGCTTCTAATTCCTGCAAATACATGGGAAGATAAGAATGCTTATGAGGAGAGATGTCAGAAGCTGGCTTCAAGCTTTGTTGAAAACTTCAAGAAGTACAAAAAGATGGATGCAGAGGTTGTAGCTGCAGGACCTAAGCTAAAATAA